In Erigeron canadensis isolate Cc75 chromosome 7, C_canadensis_v1, whole genome shotgun sequence, one DNA window encodes the following:
- the LOC122606979 gene encoding N-terminal acetyltransferase B complex auxiliary subunit NAA25 isoform X1 encodes MSLKFGMAGGIPERRVRPVWDAIDSRQYKNALKLSTSLLSKFPSSSYALALKALILERMGKLDEALSVCIDAKDLLYKNDSFLIDDLTLSTLQIVFQRLDHLDMATSCYEYACGKFPNNLELMMGLFNCYVREYSFVKQQQIAIKMYKIAWEERFLLWAVCSIQLQVFCGDGGEKLLQLAEALLKKHIASHSLHEPEALSVYISLLEQQAKYGDALEILSGSLGSLIMIEVDKLRMQGRLLARAGDYGGATDIFQKLLKLCPDDWECFLHYFGCLLEDDCSFPSGSNSSSIQVSTLMGCQHRHLAEDLFDSRISRASEFVESLMTEVGSDSIRGPGWANLEIERRKMIYGKGNADKLMENLIIYFSRFGHLASFTADVEVFLQVLPGDMKKQLLENLVKIIASSTPSRSVPGQHITFFKIRELIGDTSSLHVKDLVGFAVQMTEMYCHNLPLSKDLDVQESMHGEEFLSMTCNVLVQLFWRTKNVGYLLEAIMVLELGLTVRRYVWQYKILLIHLYSYWNALPLAYDWYKSLDVKNILLETVSHHIFPQMLTSSLLGDVNDLLKGYLRFMDDHFKESADLTFLAYRHRNYSKVIEFIQFKERLQRSNQYLTAKVEGSILELKRKADSFEEVESVLGSLNYGSDFLEVSSDIRSKKLTYNEDLKLRPWWTPSFDRNYLSEPYKAISSYPKENLRDEVEQTEEKVMRTIEKRLLLPRLIYLSIKCASSSIKGNFNLNGFDSKDSSELKSLLESYSKFVGLPFQDATELLVAVSSGKKSFEDFSSNLIDWMNFAVFFNAWNLNSHKANTSDGYMFPISWQVLCTLLEQCISAKINSTKSLLSSPGTDLSILIQLVTEPLTWHSLIIQSCVRASLPSGKKKKKGGSSDQSNTQLSHAIKDSVSSLIDTIDLVTKWLNEQINKPVDGDVDFLLSSLQIEQSDDGPGKVVKVLENLVSTVDDLEVGERISRALRSWSHVDVARKIVTAQGTALAEFLSICESKTKALLALKLQI; translated from the exons atgtCATTAAAATTCGGAATGGCCGGCGGCATACCGGAACGTCGTGTCCGTCCAGTTTGGGACGCCATCGATTCCCGTCAATACAAAAACGCTCTCAAACTCTCCACTTCTTTACTCTCCAAATTCCCCAGCTCTTCTTACGCTCTT GCGCTTAAGGCTCTTATTTTGGAGAGAATGGGTAAATTGGACGAAGCACTATCTGTCTGTATCGACGCTAAAGATCTGCTGTATAAGAATGACTCGTTCTTGATTGATGATCTCACACTAAGCACATTGCAGATTGTTTTTCAACGGCTAGATCATC TGGACATGGCTACTAGTTGTTATGAGTATGCATGCGGAAAGTTTCCGAACAATTTGGAACTGATGATGGGACTGTTCAATTGTTATGTTCGGGAATATTCTTTTGTGAAGCAACAACAG ATAGccattaaaatgtataaaatcgCTTGGGAAGAGCGGTTCTTGCTCTGGGCAGTTTGTAGCATTCAGTTGCAG GTATTTTGTGGCGATGGTGGAGAGAAGCTTTTGCAGTTAGCCGAAGCTTTACTTAAAAAGCACATTGCTTCGCATAGTTTGCATGAGCCTGAAG CTCTTAGTGTATATATTTCTCTATTGGAACAACAAGCAAAATATGGGGACGCTTTAGAAATCCTTTCTGGGAGCTTAGGATCACTCATAATGATTGAAGTTGATAAACTACGGATGCAG GGGAGGCTTCTTGCTCGGGCAGGTGATTATGGTGGAGCGACAGATATATTTCAGAAGTTGTTGAAATTGTG CCCTGATGATTGGGAGTGCTTCCTTCATTATTTTGGTTGTTTGCTCGAAGATGACTGCAGTTTCCCCAGTGGTTCTAATAGCTCATCAATTCAGGTTTCAACATTGATGGGCTGCCAACATAGACACTTGGCTGAAGATTTGTTTGATTCTCGTATATCAAGAGCTTCTGAGTTTGTCGAAAGTCTAATGACAGAAGTAGGTAGTGATTCTATAAGAGGCCCGGGTTGGGCAAATCTTGAAATTGAAAGGAGGAAGATGATATATGGGAAGGGTAATGCTGACAAGCTCATGGAGAATCTTATTATATACTTCTCCAG GTTTGGTCATTTGGCCAGCTTCACAGCTGACGTGGAGGTCTTCCTTCAAGTGCTACCTGGTGACATGAAAAAGCAATTACTagaaaatttggttaaaatcaTTGCTTCTTCTACCCCTTCAAGAAGTGTTCCTGGGCAACATATAACTTTCTTTAAAATACGTGAACTAATAGGTGACACATCCTCACTTCATGTCAAAG ACCTTGTCGGATTTGCAGTTCAAATGACCGAAATGTATTGTCATAACCTTCCGCTTTCAAAGGACCTGGATGTACAAGAAAGTATGCATGGTGAAGAATTTTTATCCATGACATGTAATGTGCTAGTTCAG TTATTCTGGCGTACCAAAAACGTTGGCTATTTGTTGGAAGCTATTATGGTGTTGGAGCTTGGTTTGACAGTTCGAAG atATGTGTGGCAGTACAAGATTTTATTGATACACTTGTATTCGTATTGGAATGCTCTTCCGTTAGCATATGACTG GTACAAATCATTGGATGTAAAGAACATCCTCCTGGAAACCGTGTCACATCATATTTTTCCCCAAATGCTAACGTCATCCCTGTTGGGAGATGTTAATGATCTTTTGAAGGGTTACTTAAGATTCATGGATGATCACTTCAAGGAATCTGCAGATCTTACTTTTCTTGCATATCGTCATCGAAATTATTCAAAA GTAATTGAATTTATTCAATTTAAGGAGAGATTACAACGATCCAATCAGTATTTAACTGCAAAGGTTGAAGGGTCAATACTAGAATTAAAGCGGAAAGCAGATAGCTTTGAAGAAGTAGAA TCTGTACTTGGAAGCCTGAATTATGGAAGTGACTTTCTTGAGGTTTCAAgtgacattcggtcaaagaagTTGACTTATAATGAAGATCTAAAGTTACGACCTTGGTGGACCCCATCATTCGACAGAAATTATCTTTCTG AACCATACAAGGCGATTTCGTCTTATCCTAAGGAAAACTTG CGGGATGAAGTTGAACAAACAGAAGAAAAGGTTATGAGAACAATTGAGAAAAGGTTACTACTACCACGGTTGATCTATTTGTCAATAAAATGTGCCTCATCTTCGATAAAGGGAAATTTCAACCTCAACGGCTTTGATTCTAAAGACTCCTCAGAGCTCAAGTCCTTGCTTGAATCCTATTCAAAATTTGTAGGGCTTCCCTTCCAGGATGCAACAGAACTTCTTGTTGCTGTTTCTTCTGGTAAAAAGTCTTTTGAG GATTTTTCTTCAAACCTGATTGACTGGATGAACTTTGCTGTGTTTTTTAATGCATGGAACCTGAATTCTCACAAGGCAAATACTTCAGATGGGTACATGTTCCCTATTAGTTGGCAAGTATTATGTACTTTGTTAGAGCAATGCATTTCTGCAAAAATAAATTCCACAAAATCATTGCTATCTTCTCCTGGAACCGACCTTTCCATTTTGATCCAGTTAGTGACGGAGCCATTAACATGGCACAGTCTCATTATTCAATCTTGTGTCCGGGCATCTCTTCCATcaggaaagaagaagaagaaaggcgGGTCTTCTGACCAGTCAAACACTCAACTCTCACATGCCATCAAGGATTCCGTCTCATCACTAATTGACACAATAGATCTGGTTACTAAATGGTTGAATGAACAAATTAATAAGCCAGTTGATGGAGATGTTGACTTCTTGCTTTCGTCTCTTCAAATAGAACAAAGCGACGATGGGCCTGGAAAAGTAGTCAAAGTACTTGAAAATTTGGTGTCAACGGTTGATGATTTGGAAGTCGGTGAGAGGATTTCTCGGGCACTAAGGTCATGGAGTCATGTGGATGTTGCTCGTAAGATAGTAACAGCACAAGGAACCGCTTTGGCCGAGTTTCTTAGTATTTGTGAGTCGAAAACCAAGGCATTGCTGGCACTGAAACTCCAAATATGA
- the LOC122606980 gene encoding exocyst complex component EXO70B1-like, translated as MTENGEEKLIAVARHIAKTLGHTDNAMADDILQIFSNFDGRLRNKLTETDDGDHHQRDSNKQRLDQIIKSLDRQISRYVVIDRPIWSDSSDAISFLDIVDELVDVVREYTPIGVSDKGVTACLDRAEDLLQQAMFRLEEEFKLLLDNGYNVYDNDNDNENDENDEEGVNDGNENEDDDDDYVEIPVAHPVSDYNIVIDALPAGTIKDLHEIAKRMVNAGYGKECSLAYSVCRREFLEESLSRLGLRKGNAVVGAGLGDEDDEVEIDKWIKGINMAVRVFYPSERRLCDRVFGYSSATAAAADLSFMEACRVSALELINFANGIAMGSRAPDRLFKILDVYEAVKDLMPEIEVLFADQYCLFIRNEAIGVWKRLGESIRGIFMELENLIRRDPVKAAVPGGGLHPITRYVMNYLRAACSRPTLEQVFDDNVAPPVGVDRSLSPSSPLAVQMAWIMEVLEGNLEAKSKIYRDPALSAVFMMNNGRYIVKKVKDDELGSLLGDDWVRKHSAKVRQYHVNYQRSSWNKILNALKLDNNNLSPNVASKAMKEKLKLFNSQFEEICRTQSTWAIFDEQLKEELKLSVGGTLLPAYRTFIGRFHNIQDIGKYAEKHVRFNVEDVESRIDGLFQGTAVSGSGRK; from the coding sequence ATGACAGAAAACGGCGAAGAAAAACTAATCGCGGTGGCGCGTCACATCGCCAAAACATTAGGTCACACTGACAACGCTATGGCTGACGATATCCtccaaattttttcaaatttcgACGGACGGTTACGTAACAAGCTAACGGAAACTGACGACGGCGATCATCATCAGCGTGATTCTAATAAGCAACGTCTTGATCAGATAATCAAATCATTAGATCGTCAGATCTCGAGGTACGTTGTTATTGACCGTCCGATCTGGTCTGATTCTAGTGATGCAATTAGTTTTTTAGATATTGTAGATGAGTTAGTTGATGTTGTTAGAGAGTATACTCCTATAGGTGTTTCCGATAAAGGCGTAACCGCCTGTTTGGATCGTGCTGAGGATTTACTTCAGCAAGCGATGTTTCGGTTAGAAGAGGAGTTTAAGTTGTTGTTAGATAATGGATATAATGTTTACGATAATGATAACGATAACGAAAACGATGAAAATGATGAGGAAGGAGTGAATGATGGAAATGAgaatgaggatgatgatgatgattatgttgaGATTCCGGTTGCGCATCCTGTTTCGGATTATAATATTGTGATAGATGCGTTGCCGGCTGGTACGATTAAGGATTTACATGAGATAGCGAAAAGGATGGTGAATGCAGGGTATGGGAAGGAGTGTTCGTTAGCGTATAGTGTGTGTAGGAGGGAGTTTTTGGAGGAGAGTTTATCGAGGTTAGGGTTGAGGAAAGGGAATGCGGTTGTCGGGGCGGGTTTGGGTGATGAGGATGACGAGGTGGAGATTGACAAGTGGATTAAAGGGATTAATATGGCGGTGAGGGTGTTTTATCCGAGTGAAAGGAGGTTGTGTGATCGGGTGTTTGGGTACTCGTCTGCGACGGCTGCGGCGGCGGATTTGTCGTTTATGGAAGCGTGTAGGGTTTCGGCTTTGGAGTTGATTAATTTTGCTAATGGGATTGCAATGGGTAGTAGAGCGCCGGATAGGTTGTTTAAGATACTTGATGTTTATGAAGCGGTGAAGGATTTGATGCCGGAGATTGAGGTGTTGTTTGCTGATCAGTATTGTTTGTTTATAAGAAATGAAGCTATTGGAGTTTGGAAAAGGTTAGGTGAGTCGATCAGGGGAATTTTCATGGAGTTGGAGAATTTAATCCGTCGTGATCCGGTTAAAGCTGCTGTTCCTGGTGGCGGTCTTCATCCGATTACCCGCTATGTGATGAATTACCTTCGGGCTGCTTGTTCAAGACCAACTTTAGAACAAGTTTTCGATGATAATGTTGCACCACCAGTGGGAGTTGATAGATCGTTATCTCCATCTTCCCCGTTAGCAGTACAAATGGCTTGGATTATGGAAGTTTTGGAGGGTAATCTAGAGGCAAAATCCAAGATTTATCGGGATCCTGCTTTATCAGCGGTTTTCATGATGAACAATGGAAGGTACATCGTTAAAAAAGTTAAAGATGACGAATTGGGTTCACTTCTAGGAGATGACTGGGTTCGAAAACACTCGGCAAAAGTCCGGCAATATCATGTGAATTACCAAAGAAGTTCATGGAATAAGATACTTAATGCGTTGAAATTGGACAACAATAACTTATCTCCTAATGTTGCTTCCAAGGCCATGAAAGAGAAGCTTAAGCTATTTAATTCTCAATTTGAGGAGATTTGTAGAACTCAGTCGACATGGGCTATATTCGATGAACAGCTAAAAGAGGAATTGAAGCTTTCTGTTGGCGGAACTTTGCTTCCTGCTTATAGAACTTTTATAGGCAGGTTTCataatattcaagatattggtaAATATGCAGAGAAACATGTTAGATTCAATGTTGAAGATGTTGAATCTCGGATTGATGGCTTGTTTCAAGGGACTGCTGTATCTGGAAGTGGTCGGAAATGA
- the LOC122606979 gene encoding N-terminal acetyltransferase B complex auxiliary subunit NAA25 isoform X2, whose amino-acid sequence MRKVSEQFGTDDGTVQLLCSGIFFCEATTAIKMYKIAWEERFLLWAVCSIQLQVFCGDGGEKLLQLAEALLKKHIASHSLHEPEALSVYISLLEQQAKYGDALEILSGSLGSLIMIEVDKLRMQGRLLARAGDYGGATDIFQKLLKLCPDDWECFLHYFGCLLEDDCSFPSGSNSSSIQVSTLMGCQHRHLAEDLFDSRISRASEFVESLMTEVGSDSIRGPGWANLEIERRKMIYGKGNADKLMENLIIYFSRFGHLASFTADVEVFLQVLPGDMKKQLLENLVKIIASSTPSRSVPGQHITFFKIRELIGDTSSLHVKDLVGFAVQMTEMYCHNLPLSKDLDVQESMHGEEFLSMTCNVLVQLFWRTKNVGYLLEAIMVLELGLTVRRYVWQYKILLIHLYSYWNALPLAYDWYKSLDVKNILLETVSHHIFPQMLTSSLLGDVNDLLKGYLRFMDDHFKESADLTFLAYRHRNYSKVIEFIQFKERLQRSNQYLTAKVEGSILELKRKADSFEEVESVLGSLNYGSDFLEVSSDIRSKKLTYNEDLKLRPWWTPSFDRNYLSEPYKAISSYPKENLRDEVEQTEEKVMRTIEKRLLLPRLIYLSIKCASSSIKGNFNLNGFDSKDSSELKSLLESYSKFVGLPFQDATELLVAVSSGKKSFEDFSSNLIDWMNFAVFFNAWNLNSHKANTSDGYMFPISWQVLCTLLEQCISAKINSTKSLLSSPGTDLSILIQLVTEPLTWHSLIIQSCVRASLPSGKKKKKGGSSDQSNTQLSHAIKDSVSSLIDTIDLVTKWLNEQINKPVDGDVDFLLSSLQIEQSDDGPGKVVKVLENLVSTVDDLEVGERISRALRSWSHVDVARKIVTAQGTALAEFLSICESKTKALLALKLQI is encoded by the exons ATGCGGAAAGTTTCCGAACAATTTGGAACTGATGATGGGACTGTTCAATTGTTATGTTCGGGAATATTCTTTTGTGAAGCAACAACAG ccattaaaatgtataaaatcgCTTGGGAAGAGCGGTTCTTGCTCTGGGCAGTTTGTAGCATTCAGTTGCAG GTATTTTGTGGCGATGGTGGAGAGAAGCTTTTGCAGTTAGCCGAAGCTTTACTTAAAAAGCACATTGCTTCGCATAGTTTGCATGAGCCTGAAG CTCTTAGTGTATATATTTCTCTATTGGAACAACAAGCAAAATATGGGGACGCTTTAGAAATCCTTTCTGGGAGCTTAGGATCACTCATAATGATTGAAGTTGATAAACTACGGATGCAG GGGAGGCTTCTTGCTCGGGCAGGTGATTATGGTGGAGCGACAGATATATTTCAGAAGTTGTTGAAATTGTG CCCTGATGATTGGGAGTGCTTCCTTCATTATTTTGGTTGTTTGCTCGAAGATGACTGCAGTTTCCCCAGTGGTTCTAATAGCTCATCAATTCAGGTTTCAACATTGATGGGCTGCCAACATAGACACTTGGCTGAAGATTTGTTTGATTCTCGTATATCAAGAGCTTCTGAGTTTGTCGAAAGTCTAATGACAGAAGTAGGTAGTGATTCTATAAGAGGCCCGGGTTGGGCAAATCTTGAAATTGAAAGGAGGAAGATGATATATGGGAAGGGTAATGCTGACAAGCTCATGGAGAATCTTATTATATACTTCTCCAG GTTTGGTCATTTGGCCAGCTTCACAGCTGACGTGGAGGTCTTCCTTCAAGTGCTACCTGGTGACATGAAAAAGCAATTACTagaaaatttggttaaaatcaTTGCTTCTTCTACCCCTTCAAGAAGTGTTCCTGGGCAACATATAACTTTCTTTAAAATACGTGAACTAATAGGTGACACATCCTCACTTCATGTCAAAG ACCTTGTCGGATTTGCAGTTCAAATGACCGAAATGTATTGTCATAACCTTCCGCTTTCAAAGGACCTGGATGTACAAGAAAGTATGCATGGTGAAGAATTTTTATCCATGACATGTAATGTGCTAGTTCAG TTATTCTGGCGTACCAAAAACGTTGGCTATTTGTTGGAAGCTATTATGGTGTTGGAGCTTGGTTTGACAGTTCGAAG atATGTGTGGCAGTACAAGATTTTATTGATACACTTGTATTCGTATTGGAATGCTCTTCCGTTAGCATATGACTG GTACAAATCATTGGATGTAAAGAACATCCTCCTGGAAACCGTGTCACATCATATTTTTCCCCAAATGCTAACGTCATCCCTGTTGGGAGATGTTAATGATCTTTTGAAGGGTTACTTAAGATTCATGGATGATCACTTCAAGGAATCTGCAGATCTTACTTTTCTTGCATATCGTCATCGAAATTATTCAAAA GTAATTGAATTTATTCAATTTAAGGAGAGATTACAACGATCCAATCAGTATTTAACTGCAAAGGTTGAAGGGTCAATACTAGAATTAAAGCGGAAAGCAGATAGCTTTGAAGAAGTAGAA TCTGTACTTGGAAGCCTGAATTATGGAAGTGACTTTCTTGAGGTTTCAAgtgacattcggtcaaagaagTTGACTTATAATGAAGATCTAAAGTTACGACCTTGGTGGACCCCATCATTCGACAGAAATTATCTTTCTG AACCATACAAGGCGATTTCGTCTTATCCTAAGGAAAACTTG CGGGATGAAGTTGAACAAACAGAAGAAAAGGTTATGAGAACAATTGAGAAAAGGTTACTACTACCACGGTTGATCTATTTGTCAATAAAATGTGCCTCATCTTCGATAAAGGGAAATTTCAACCTCAACGGCTTTGATTCTAAAGACTCCTCAGAGCTCAAGTCCTTGCTTGAATCCTATTCAAAATTTGTAGGGCTTCCCTTCCAGGATGCAACAGAACTTCTTGTTGCTGTTTCTTCTGGTAAAAAGTCTTTTGAG GATTTTTCTTCAAACCTGATTGACTGGATGAACTTTGCTGTGTTTTTTAATGCATGGAACCTGAATTCTCACAAGGCAAATACTTCAGATGGGTACATGTTCCCTATTAGTTGGCAAGTATTATGTACTTTGTTAGAGCAATGCATTTCTGCAAAAATAAATTCCACAAAATCATTGCTATCTTCTCCTGGAACCGACCTTTCCATTTTGATCCAGTTAGTGACGGAGCCATTAACATGGCACAGTCTCATTATTCAATCTTGTGTCCGGGCATCTCTTCCATcaggaaagaagaagaagaaaggcgGGTCTTCTGACCAGTCAAACACTCAACTCTCACATGCCATCAAGGATTCCGTCTCATCACTAATTGACACAATAGATCTGGTTACTAAATGGTTGAATGAACAAATTAATAAGCCAGTTGATGGAGATGTTGACTTCTTGCTTTCGTCTCTTCAAATAGAACAAAGCGACGATGGGCCTGGAAAAGTAGTCAAAGTACTTGAAAATTTGGTGTCAACGGTTGATGATTTGGAAGTCGGTGAGAGGATTTCTCGGGCACTAAGGTCATGGAGTCATGTGGATGTTGCTCGTAAGATAGTAACAGCACAAGGAACCGCTTTGGCCGAGTTTCTTAGTATTTGTGAGTCGAAAACCAAGGCATTGCTGGCACTGAAACTCCAAATATGA